AGAGCCCCCTGGGGAAAAATCAGGAGAAAAAACAGAAGAAGGGAATACCGTGAGTAATTCATGGGCAACCTCAGCCGAAAGAGTCAGAGAGAATCTATTTATCCCCCACCGACAGGGCCGCTGTCAACCCGAGCCAAAGCTATTTGTTGTGGCAGGCCAGGCACATGGCACTGCCGGTATTGGGCATGATGAGAAAGGGACGGTACTTTTCGTCGGCGGTGGGATCATCCCAAGGAATGGTGGAGTCATAATTTACATGAGGGTCGTGGCAGGAGCCGCATTCCACCCGGTTGCCCGCGCCATAAAAACGCACCCCGGCGGTAGCAGCCTCTACAGCGGAGTGCAGTTGATTGCCGCGCCCGACACTCTGGTAAGCGGTGCGCACCGCATCATAACTGAAGGAGATGGGATGGTCATCAGTCAGATTCCGGGTTTCCTCCGTAAGCATGCCGTCCTCGCCAAAAGCGCCGCCGATCCGCCCGGCGATGACAGGACCCAGCCAGACCAACGCCACATCGGTCTGCCCACTGTTCATGGTCGGATTGCCTGCCGAGCCGCTGCTGGGCCGCAGCACATGGTTGACTGCCATGGCCCCGTCATGACAGCTCATGCACAGCAGAGATTCATCACTGAGGGCGCGGGTGGCCCCGCCTGCCACGCTGTCAAGGGTTGCGGTGGTATAGTGGGTGAACTCCATGGCGCCCGGCAAGGCCCGGTTCCACAAGGGACCATCCAGGGAGCCTCCGTGAGGTGTATGGCAGAAAATACAGACCTGGTCCTCCTCGTCGGCCACATAATACCACTCGGAGCTGGTTGAAAGATTATGCACCGTGTTCGCCACGCGCTGCGGACCCATGGCGGCCAGGGCGCAGGTTCCGGCAAAAAAAAGTAGGAGAACGATTAAAATTGGAATGCGCACCATTTTTCGAACATACTCCCGCCGGGGGAATTCCCCAGGCAAAGGTCAAAAAAACCGTCGCGGTCAACCTGCCGACTTAAGAACCTTCAATATCTATTCCACTTTTTGAAGCACCAACCTAATCTCTGCAAGAGCCCTCTGGATTTCTGGCAAATCGGCCGCTTCCTCGGCCAACTCCGCTGCCAATGCGAGCGCTTGCTCCGTCCGTTCACCTTTGAGCGCCGCGCGGAGTGCGACGGCCTGAGTTTGGGACTGTCCCTCCAACTGGGCCTCCAGCCAGGTGACCCTGTCGGCCAGGGTGTGCCAAAAAGCAGACGCCGGCACACGCCCCTGGCCTTGCAGCAGTTGCAAATCGTGATTTTCGTCCACGAAAATCACATCCTTGCCGCCGCGCCCATCGACATCGGCGATAAAGAAGCGGAAGATATCGGGCATGAGAATGAAAGTCTTGCGCCCTTTCTGGGCAGCCTGTCCACCTTTACCACCTTTACCACCCTTAACGGACTTACCGACAGCGACTTCCGGAAGCCGTTCGAGACCGACTCCGCCCCCCCGACGCGGCCCTTCATTTACGGCGAGACGCGGCTCGGCCAGTTCCTGCCATTGCCCCTGGTCGTCACGGGCAAAGACGACAATTTCACCGTCGACGGCAACCAGCAATTCTTTTTGGCCTGCGCCGGCCAGATCCCCCAGGAAAGGACTGCGCGCCCCTTCAAGGTGAAACCAGCCCTGAGCAGAGCCCAGCTGCGGATGGTCATCGCTGCCCTGGTTAAAATAGGCAAAAACCTGTCCGCTCTTGCCTCCGACCAGCAGATCTTTTAGCCCATTGCCGTTGAGATCGGCCACAAAAGGCACGGCCATGGCGCCCACATCCACAGGGCCGCCAGGCGTGGAGAGATAGGAGCCTTGATCGAAGCGCGGCAAACCTGCCTGCCCCTGGTTGAGAAACAGGCGTACGCTTCCGTCGGCGCCACCGACGAGCAGATCGGGAAAATCGTCGTTGTTCCAGTCAACGACAAAGGGCGCCGCGCCCGGGATCAGGGGCAGGTCAAGCGCCTCAGCGGCAGCAAAGGCCGGCAGTTCGCGGCCGCTGTCCACTCCGCCCAGCAGCAGGATGCGCCCGTCCTGATCGCCGATAAGCAGATCGAGGCGACCGTCAGCGCTCAAATCGACCAGAAACGGAATACCGCTGCCCCCCGACACCGACGCGCCGAGGGAGCGCAGCGCGAATTTTTCAGGAAGGAATTGTGGAACCAATTCCGCGTAATGGCTCATGCTGATCCCGGAGACAACGGCGAGGGTCGCCACATGGGGCTCGAATCCGGGCGCTTTGACGACGACCGCGTAATCTCCATGTGCAATATCCCTCAAAGTCAAGGGCGTTTCACCCACCAGGCGCCCCGCGTAGGCATGATTGCCACCCAGATAGACCTGGGCGCCGCTTAGACTGCTTTCAATGCGGACAATGGTTGCGCCATAGGTAAAGGCTCCGGTTTCGCTGGGATCGGACGCCAGGCCGTGATTATCCACGCCCCGCACCCGCCATTGGTAGAAAACACCCTGCTCCAGCGCCTCATAGTCGGGAAGATCGCTGAGCATGATTGACGTATGCTCCAGGGCAACACTGATCAGCGGGTCGTTGAAGCCGGGTTCCGTTGCAATTTCCAGCCAATAATGAACCTGATCGAAGGGGTCTGGATCCGTCACTTCGGTCCATTCCAGCAGGCCCTCGCCTTCCATTAATTCGCCGGACAGCGGACTGATGAGTTGGGGAGTTCCCGGCGGTTCCTGAACGGCATTGACGTAAAAGGTTTCCAGGGTACTCCAGGAGCTCTGAGCCTCACCGTCGAAGGCCTGTACGCGCCATTGGTAGCCGGCATTTTCTTCGAGAGCGCCGGGCAGGGTGACACTCGTGGTGCCTTCGCCCTCTTCGACGTCGGAAATTTCCATGACCAGGGCTTCGTGACGATAGACCTCAACGGTATACGTCAGAACGTCACCATCGGAATCCAGGGCATTGTTAAAAGTCAAGGTCGGCAAGGCGGTCGCCACCTGGCTGCCGCCTAATGGAGAAACCGGAACCGGGGCCTCAGGGGGGTTATTGATCCGCACCGGCATGGTGCCGCCGTCAATACCGAAGATTTCCACGCGGCCATCGGCGCAGAGCACGAACAGACGTTTGAATTCGACATCGTAGGCCGCCGTCAAGGGCGTGGCCAATTGCCCCAGGCCGTAGCCGACCTGCTTGTAGGTCGACAGAAAAGTGCCCGGCAACCTGAGGATGCGAATCTCGGCTTTGAGCGAGTCGAGAAAATAGCCGCGTCCCTGGTCATCAAAGGCCATGCCGCCAAATGTGCTCAGGGCCGGAGTGCCGAAAGCGTTTTTGCCAAGCAGGGTGCGTAACAGGGCGCCGGCCTTGCTGAACACCTGGATTTTGGGCTCAACCGTGGTGCCCTGGCTGAAGTTGTCAGCTACGTGAATTTCGTCCCGAACGTTGTCGAGTCCCAAAGCGGCGATATTGGCGAACTGAGACGGTCCAACGCCAGGTGCGCCGAAACGAAACTGCAGACCACCGCCCGGTGCATAGATACCGATATTTTTCGCTTCCCCGTCGGCAACGAAAACATAACCCTGGGCGTCGACGGCAAGATTGAAGGCGAGGCTGAATTCTTCCGGGCCGCTGCCCAAGTAGCCGAGGACCTCACCGCTCTGCGTAGCGATGCGCACAACCGCCGTTTTGCCCCCGGCGTAAAGCACCTGGGCATCAGGGCTTATGGCCACACAACTTGCCTCAATGGGCAGGGGACCATAGGCACCGGCCGGCTCACCGTATCGGTCGAAGCGCAGAATCATTTGCGAACGCGGTTCGGCCACATACAAATTGCCCTCGGCGTCGAGGGTCAGGTCCGTCGGCGCAGTCATGCCTTCACTGATGCGACCCAGGGAAGTAATGGTCGGAGCCACAGCAGCCACGGCGACGGCTTGCCAAATCACTCCGATGGCCAGCGAAATGGCGGCAAAAATCAAGCCTGATCTCAAGCTGAACTTTAGCATGGGAATCCTCCTCAAGGCGCCAGTGGTCGGCGGCGCCGGGCAGACATTTAGGCAAACTTATGAGCCTGCCCTAAACATCCTGCAAGGGAGGTACCAAAAGAAGAAAAGAGCGAGAAAGAGATGGGTGAATTGCGCGCCCCCGAATCCCGAGGATCCGCGGGCGCGCGGTCGACTCTAAAGAAATCCGAATTTTTTCATGCGATAGCGAAAGGCATCGATGCCGAGATTGAGTTTTTTGGCCGCCTTTGACTGGTTGCCGTCGGTCAATTCCAGAGATTGGCGAATGAGTTCGCGCTCGACCTCTTCAATGTCGATGCCCTCGGGGGGAATTTGAAAACTTAGCGGGCCGCTGCTCAGCACGCCGGCCTTACCGACGATTTCCTGAGGAAGATGCTCAAGGAGCAAAGTTTCTTCGTTTTCCAGAATGATGGCGCGCTCGATCACGTTACGCAATTCGCGGATATTTCCCGGCCAGGGGTATTCAAGCAGAAACTTCTCGGCCATGGGAGAGACGCCCTTGACACTTTTGCCGAACTCGCGATTGAAGTGAGCGATAAAGTGTTCAACCAAAGGCAGTATATCGTCTTTTCGCTCACGCAGAGACGGCAGGAACAGGGGAATCACTTGAAGACGGTAGTAGAGGTCGGCACGGAAACTTTTGTCGGCGATGGCTTCGAGCAGATCCTTGTTGGTGGCGGAGATGATGCGCACATCAACGCTGATGTCCTTGGACCCACCGACCCGGCGAAAGGTGCGTTCTTCGAGGACCCGCAAAAGCTTGGCCTGCATGCCCATGGCCATGTCGCCGATCTCGTCGAGAAAGATGGTTCCCCCGTCGGAGAGTTCGAACAGACCTTTTTTCTGGACCTTGGCGTCGGTAAAGGCACCGCGTTCATGGCCCATCAACTCGCTCTCGAGGAGCGTTTCGGGAACGGCCGCGCAATTGATGGCCATAAACGGCTTATCGGCACGGGCACTTTCGTAATGGATGGCCTTGGCGACCAATTCCTTGCCGGTGCCGCTTTCGCCTTGGACGAGGACGGTACTCGCATCACTTTGCGCCACCTTCTTGATCAGACTCAGCACATTTTGCATGTGGCGGCTGTCGCCGATGAGGTTGCTGATGCCGAAGTGGCGCGACTGCTCCGAGCGCAGATGTGCAACTTCGCGCTTGAGTTCGCCGGTCTCCAGGGCTTTTTTGATGGTGATGGCCAACTCATCGAGGTTGAACGGCTTGCCGATATAGTCATAGGCGCCCATGCGCATGGCCTTGACCGCCGTTTCCAGAACCCCCAAGGCGGTGATCATAATGACGATCAGCTCGCCGTCAAGATCCTTGGCCTTTTGCAGGACCTCGAGTCCGTTGATCCCGGGCAACTGGATATCGAGCAGCACCAGATCGGGGGATTCGTCCCTGATCAGGCGCAGGGCGTCCTCTCCGGACCCGGAGGTGAGAACCTCGTAGCCCTGTTTGCTGAGATTTTGCTCCAGGGACCAGCGAATCAGGTGCTCGTCATCGACCACCAGAATCTTATGTTTGCCCACAGTCATCGCCTCCCTTGGCGTTGTTTCCCACCGGATCGGCGGGCAATTCTATGGTGAACACGGCGCCCTGCCCTGGACGGCTTTCCATGAAAAGCCGTCCCCGGTGTTCTTCCAGCAGGCGGCGGCAGATGGCAAGGCCCAAACCCGTTCCCTGACTTTTGGTGGTAAAAAAGGGTGTAAAAATCTGCTCAAAGGCCTCCGGAGGAATTCCGGGGCCGCTATCGGCGACGCGGATACGCACCCATTGGCGCCCGTCCTGCTCATGAAGCTCGGTCGCCACATGCAGAGTTCCTCCCTGCTCCATGGCCTGCAGAGCGTTGATGACGATATTGAACAACACTTGCTGAATCTGTTTTGCATCGACCCACACCGGCGGCAGCGCATCCGCCAGAGACTTGCGGCGCTCGACATTACCGGCTTCGGGATGCTGATCAGCAAAAAACAGGGTGCGGCCGACAAGATCGTTGATATCGACATGAGAAAACTCCGGCCGGCCCGGGCGGCCGAAATGCAGCAAATCCGTCGCAGTCTTGTTGAGTCGGGCAATCTGCACCAGCACTTCGTCGACCACGGATTTGCGCTCATCATCGCGGTCAAATGCCTCGGAGAGCACCTCAATCGCCGCGCTGATGCCCGCCAAGGGGTTTTTTATCTCATGAGCGACGCCGGTTGCCATCTCACCCACCGAGGCCAGGCGGTCGGCGTGTTCCATCTGTTGAAAGTGATAGTCCTGAAGCTGCTTTCTGGCATTTTCCAGATTATCGACCATGGCATTGAAACCCAGCGCCAGTTGGCCGATTTCGTCGTTATGCAACGGCTTGGCGCGCACAGCCAAATCGCCCTGCTCCACCTGGGTCATCAGCCCGGCCAACTGGCCCAGGGGCCGCTGAACGAAACGCAGCAACACCCAACTGATCCCGGCCACCAGAACCACAACCATGATGAGCGTCGAGCCTGCAAAAAGGGCAGTCGTAGCGCGCAATTGCTCGCGGGTTTCGGCCAGGGACACATGCAAACCCAACACTCCGAGGACCTCCTCGTCGGCCTCGTGGCAGACAATGCAGGCCGATCCGGATCGGATCACGGATTGAATGCTGAGCCACTCCTCGTTGTCCGCGACGAAAATCCCGTCCCGTTCTCCGTTGCGAAATAACTGCAAATCCCTGACGTCGACGGGTTGGCCGATCTCGGTTGCCCGTGATGAGCGCAGCACCCTGCCGTCGGGATGAAAAATCTGCACTTTGCGCAGATGCGGGCTGTTGCCCACCAGTTCAAGCACGATCTGCACTTCCTCGGTGTTGCCGGTACACATGGCATTGGCGATGGAACGCTCGACCGTGGAGAGCAGCACATCGGCATGCTGGCGCGAAACATCGAAGAGGTGCTGACGTTCGCGCTGGAGGTGAAAAAGAGTAAAAGTGCCGATGCCCACCACCAGCAGGGTGACATTGAAAATGAGAATCCGGGTGATCAGGCGGACATCGGCATTTTTCAATGATCGAAACCTTTCCACCCCACCTAACGGATGCGCTTTTTCTGAATAACCCTCTCGGCCGCCTCGACCAGTTCGGCCGCCGTCAATCCGTAATAAGCCAGCAACTCCTCGGCGGTGCCTGATTGTCCGAAGACATCGCGCAGCCCGATTCGTTCCACCGGCACCGGATAACCCTCGGCCACCACTTCACACACCGCGCCGCCCAGACCGCCGATAACGGAGTGCTCCTCGGCTGTCACCAGCGCACCGGTTTCACGCGCCGCCTGCAAAAGCAGATCGACATCCAGAGGTTTGATGGATCCCATGTGCACGACGCGCGCATCGATGCCGCCTGCGGCGAGAATCTCCGCCGCCGCCAGCGCCTGTGCCGTCATCAGGCCGGTGGTGACAAAGGTCAGATCCTTGCCTGGGCGCAGCAGACGCCCCTTGCCTATGGAAAACTCGGTATTCTCGGGAAACACCTGCGGCACCTTGGAGCGCCCCAGACGCATGTAAACAGGTCCGTCATAAGCGGCGACAGCCCGCACCGCGGCAGCGGTTTCCGGCCCGTCGGCGGGGCAGAGCACCACCATGTTGGGCAGCGCCCGCATGATGGCCAGATCTTCCACGGATTGGTGAGAACCGCCGTCTTCACCGACAGTGATGCCGCCGTGGGTAGCGACCACCTTGACATTCAGGCGCGGATAAGCCAGGGATTGGCGAATCTGCTCAAATGCGCGCCCGGAGGCAAATACGGCAAAGGTTGAAGCGAAAGGGATCTGACCACCGGCCGCCAAGCCGGCCGCCATCCCCACCATGTTGGCCTCGGCGATGCCGGCGTTGAAAAAGCGCTCGGGGAATTCTTTGGCGAACTGGGCGGTCTTGGTCGAGCCGGACAGGTCGGCATCGAGCACGACGATGGAAGAGTTTTCGCGGCCGAGTTCCACCAGGGTCCGGCCGTAAGCGTCACGCGTTGCAATCATGGGCTGCGAGTTCCTTTATGCAAGAGCTTAAAAAATGAGGTCCGCGGGCCGGCCTGATCATGGCTCAGGCGTGGCCCAGGTGCTCCAGGGCGCGCTCAAGTTCCTCGTCGCTGGGCGGCACGCCGTGGTAGCTGGCCTTGTGCTCGAAGAAAGGCACACCTTTGCCCTTGACCGTGCGCGCGATAATCAGGGTCGGGCGGCCGCTGCAGTCGGCGGCATCGGCTAGGGCGCGGGCAATGGCATCAAGGTCGTGACCATCGACTTCCAGAACGTGCCAACCGAAAGCCAGAAACTTTGGACCCAGGGGCGCCACGCGCATGACTTTGTCGACTTCGCCGTCGATCTGCAAACCATTCCAATCAAGCAGCGCGCACAGGTTGTCAACGCCGTAATGGGCGGCGGCCATGGCCGCTTCCCAGATCTGGCCTTCCTGCACCTCGCCGTCGCCGAGCAGGCAATAGGTACGGCTCTTGCGCCCCTGCAGACGCGCCGCCAGGGCCATGCCCACCGCCTGGGACAGGCCCTGCCCCAAAGAACCGGTGCAGACTTCAACTCCGGGGGTTTTTCGCATGTCGGGATGGCCCTGCAAGTGACTGCCGAGGCGCCGCAGGGTTTTGAGATCCTCAGCCGGAAAATAACCGGCCTGAGCCAGGCACGCATAAAGGGCCGGCGCCGCATGCCCCTTGGAAAGGACGAAACGGTCACGGTCGACCCAGTGCGGATTGCTGGGGTCGTGACGCATCTGGTGAAAAAACAGCACCGTCAAGGCATCAATGGCCGAAAGACTGCCACCGGTATGACCCGAGCGGGCCGCGTTGAGCATCTTGAGTACATCGACCCGCAATTGGCGGGCCTGTTCGCCAAGTTCCTGCAGCTGCAATTCGTCGAGCATGGTAGATCGATCTCCTTTGAGGGCGCCGGGCCGGAACAGATACGGGCCCAAATGGTCTAGAGGTCCTTGTCAGTAAGA
The DNA window shown above is from Geoalkalibacter ferrihydriticus DSM 17813 and carries:
- a CDS encoding transketolase codes for the protein MLDELQLQELGEQARQLRVDVLKMLNAARSGHTGGSLSAIDALTVLFFHQMRHDPSNPHWVDRDRFVLSKGHAAPALYACLAQAGYFPAEDLKTLRRLGSHLQGHPDMRKTPGVEVCTGSLGQGLSQAVGMALAARLQGRKSRTYCLLGDGEVQEGQIWEAAMAAAHYGVDNLCALLDWNGLQIDGEVDKVMRVAPLGPKFLAFGWHVLEVDGHDLDAIARALADAADCSGRPTLIIARTVKGKGVPFFEHKASYHGVPPSDEELERALEHLGHA
- a CDS encoding sigma-54-dependent transcriptional regulator, with the translated sequence MGKHKILVVDDEHLIRWSLEQNLSKQGYEVLTSGSGEDALRLIRDESPDLVLLDIQLPGINGLEVLQKAKDLDGELIVIMITALGVLETAVKAMRMGAYDYIGKPFNLDELAITIKKALETGELKREVAHLRSEQSRHFGISNLIGDSRHMQNVLSLIKKVAQSDASTVLVQGESGTGKELVAKAIHYESARADKPFMAINCAAVPETLLESELMGHERGAFTDAKVQKKGLFELSDGGTIFLDEIGDMAMGMQAKLLRVLEERTFRRVGGSKDISVDVRIISATNKDLLEAIADKSFRADLYYRLQVIPLFLPSLRERKDDILPLVEHFIAHFNREFGKSVKGVSPMAEKFLLEYPWPGNIRELRNVIERAIILENEETLLLEHLPQEIVGKAGVLSSGPLSFQIPPEGIDIEEVERELIRQSLELTDGNQSKAAKKLNLGIDAFRYRMKKFGFL
- a CDS encoding FG-GAP-like repeat-containing protein, with product MLKFSLRSGLIFAAISLAIGVIWQAVAVAAVAPTITSLGRISEGMTAPTDLTLDAEGNLYVAEPRSQMILRFDRYGEPAGAYGPLPIEASCVAISPDAQVLYAGGKTAVVRIATQSGEVLGYLGSGPEEFSLAFNLAVDAQGYVFVADGEAKNIGIYAPGGGLQFRFGAPGVGPSQFANIAALGLDNVRDEIHVADNFSQGTTVEPKIQVFSKAGALLRTLLGKNAFGTPALSTFGGMAFDDQGRGYFLDSLKAEIRILRLPGTFLSTYKQVGYGLGQLATPLTAAYDVEFKRLFVLCADGRVEIFGIDGGTMPVRINNPPEAPVPVSPLGGSQVATALPTLTFNNALDSDGDVLTYTVEVYRHEALVMEISDVEEGEGTTSVTLPGALEENAGYQWRVQAFDGEAQSSWSTLETFYVNAVQEPPGTPQLISPLSGELMEGEGLLEWTEVTDPDPFDQVHYWLEIATEPGFNDPLISVALEHTSIMLSDLPDYEALEQGVFYQWRVRGVDNHGLASDPSETGAFTYGATIVRIESSLSGAQVYLGGNHAYAGRLVGETPLTLRDIAHGDYAVVVKAPGFEPHVATLAVVSGISMSHYAELVPQFLPEKFALRSLGASVSGGSGIPFLVDLSADGRLDLLIGDQDGRILLLGGVDSGRELPAFAAAEALDLPLIPGAAPFVVDWNNDDFPDLLVGGADGSVRLFLNQGQAGLPRFDQGSYLSTPGGPVDVGAMAVPFVADLNGNGLKDLLVGGKSGQVFAYFNQGSDDHPQLGSAQGWFHLEGARSPFLGDLAGAGQKELLVAVDGEIVVFARDDQGQWQELAEPRLAVNEGPRRGGGVGLERLPEVAVGKSVKGGKGGKGGQAAQKGRKTFILMPDIFRFFIADVDGRGGKDVIFVDENHDLQLLQGQGRVPASAFWHTLADRVTWLEAQLEGQSQTQAVALRAALKGERTEQALALAAELAEEAADLPEIQRALAEIRLVLQKVE
- a CDS encoding transketolase family protein, coding for MIATRDAYGRTLVELGRENSSIVVLDADLSGSTKTAQFAKEFPERFFNAGIAEANMVGMAAGLAAGGQIPFASTFAVFASGRAFEQIRQSLAYPRLNVKVVATHGGITVGEDGGSHQSVEDLAIMRALPNMVVLCPADGPETAAAVRAVAAYDGPVYMRLGRSKVPQVFPENTEFSIGKGRLLRPGKDLTFVTTGLMTAQALAAAEILAAGGIDARVVHMGSIKPLDVDLLLQAARETGALVTAEEHSVIGGLGGAVCEVVAEGYPVPVERIGLRDVFGQSGTAEELLAYYGLTAAELVEAAERVIQKKRIR
- a CDS encoding sensor histidine kinase, encoding MKNADVRLITRILIFNVTLLVVGIGTFTLFHLQRERQHLFDVSRQHADVLLSTVERSIANAMCTGNTEEVQIVLELVGNSPHLRKVQIFHPDGRVLRSSRATEIGQPVDVRDLQLFRNGERDGIFVADNEEWLSIQSVIRSGSACIVCHEADEEVLGVLGLHVSLAETREQLRATTALFAGSTLIMVVVLVAGISWVLLRFVQRPLGQLAGLMTQVEQGDLAVRAKPLHNDEIGQLALGFNAMVDNLENARKQLQDYHFQQMEHADRLASVGEMATGVAHEIKNPLAGISAAIEVLSEAFDRDDERKSVVDEVLVQIARLNKTATDLLHFGRPGRPEFSHVDINDLVGRTLFFADQHPEAGNVERRKSLADALPPVWVDAKQIQQVLFNIVINALQAMEQGGTLHVATELHEQDGRQWVRIRVADSGPGIPPEAFEQIFTPFFTTKSQGTGLGLAICRRLLEEHRGRLFMESRPGQGAVFTIELPADPVGNNAKGGDDCGQT